Genomic segment of Aquarana catesbeiana isolate 2022-GZ linkage group LG02, ASM4218655v1, whole genome shotgun sequence:
cttgcagcagactttctaacgaacggacttgcctacacacgaccacacaaaagtccgacggattcgtatgtgatgacgtacaccggactaaaataaggaagttcatagccagtagccaatagctgccctagcatgggtttttgtccgtcggactagcacacagacgaacggatttcggggtctgtcgtagttacgacgtaaagatttgaagcatgtttcaaatctaaagtccgtcggatttgaggctgaaaaagtctgctgaaagtccggagaagcccacacacgatcggattaccagccagctttagtccgtcggcgtccgttggacttttgtagacgaaaagtccgaccgtgtgtacgcggcattactggaaggggtaatattagtgttggggttatgggggttcatcataatattactggaagggttaatattagtgttgggtTTGTGAGATAATATTATTATCATAATTAtgatgaatcctgtataataatgtggAGAGGGTTAATGTTACCGAGGCTCGGTGCATGGAGGGAAGGTGACAGATCGATCAATGAGGTTTTCTGCCTCATTCCTCTACTAATTATTAACTCAATGAACATGGATTTAATAATCTATGAAATGGTAAAAGCCGTAAAATCTGCACCCTGGAAATCTCCATTTTGAGTGTTTTCTTCCTCACTTTGTATAAAAGTAAATAGAAACCAGTTAAAGTAATATTCCCTTAAGAGGACGTGAACTGTGAGAGCTTACTGGGCCTTGTTCTGCACTTAGTGGTGGCAGCCATCTTGGCAGAGGCAGGACTTTTCTGCTTcctgtcagagcccccccccccccatgactggtGCTGTAATGATGAAGAACCTGGAGAGGTGGGGAAGCTCAGATCCACAGAGGACATGAAGCAGGGAGATTCTTGCACTGGGGGTCCTCGGGTAtggctttctctccagcaaggagaacagtaatcagcacagaagtgacatcaccacATCTGGTGGGACTAGCAGTCGGAAGCAgcaagaggaaggggggagagatatTTTTGCCAAAAATTTGCAATATATGGGATCATTTTAATTTCACATTTTTGGTCTGATAAACATGTTTTTATCTGTCTTCTTTAGTAGTTTGGGGCTCTGGTGAGGCTCTGGAAGCAAGATTGAGGGGCTCGGTGTCCTTACCTTGTGAGCTGCAGCAGCGGACATGCCCCATACAGCACCTCCTGGTATACTGGCAGCGGAAATTAGATGGTAAATATATACTGGTGGCTGGAGTAAGTAATAAAAGCTTGACAACAAATGAACAGCATGAGGCATATCGAGGGCGAGCATCTCTGAATCTCACCAACCTGAGTAATGGGGATTTCACTCTCCACCTGTCACACTTGTGGTCGAATGACAGTGGAATATAcgactgttttatattttgtgagGAAACATCCACTCAGAAACTACTGGAGAACACCACAGAGCTGCACGTGACAGGTAAGACACAAATAAGACGCACATGTGGGGCAGCTGCCGCACCCATTACAGCTCCTAATCCACAATGTCATATTGGCTGCCACCTCTAACAAGGTTTCTGTGCCCACAGCAAACTACAGTACGCCAGTCATCACAAGTTCCCCACCAAGTGAGAGGAACCCAGAGCTGAAACTCACTTGTACCACACAAGGGGGGGCTCCGCAGCCAGAGATCACGTGGATAAACGCCAGTGATGGGACACCAATACATAAACGCCACATTCACAATGACTTTGATCAGGTCGAAGACTTTATTAATGTGACCAGTACAGTCACCATAAATGTCACCTCCACCACCAACTTCTCCTGTGTCATCCTCACTGCAAGCGGGAACCTCACCTGTAAGTTACCTAATGTACTGTACACTGGAGGGAGCTACATTGACATATATGGAGGAGTTACATGGAGTAGTGGGCTGGTTAGGCCTATAATAAGAGTTTGGAGAGTAATAGGAGGCGTTGTACAAGTAAGGGGAGGAGCTATGGGGGGAAAAGGAGGGGTTCAGGGTATAATGGCAATGGTTTGGGTAGTAATAAGAGGTGTTATGGGGTAAAGAGAGGAAGTTTTAGGAGGGAAGGGTTTGTAGAGTAATAGGAGGGGTTGTGGGTGTAATGGGAGGAGTTATGAAACAGAAATATATGACTAAATGGAATGAGTAAAATGGTGTATTATAGGTATTTGgtgtgtattattattaatattattattattatacacaatttttttttaaagcaccagtagtgttacgcagcgctttacaatgtagaggggagacaacacaattacagttcaatacagaaggtacaggagggccctgctcatagagcttacattctaaagcgagggggtggtggtacaaaaggtagtaGTTGCGGGGGATGATTTTATGatggtggctcggggacagttgttaggtgggtgtgggataggcttccctgaataaatgagttttcagggatctcctaaaggtggacaggttaggggctgataggacataccggggcagggagttccagaggatgggagaggccctgGAGAAGTAATTACAGGTTTATTAGCGTTGCCTATATATTTGTCTAATTTATATAGACTGTATGGTTTATATTCACATATTTCCCAAGATGGAGTATACCTAAGTATTGATATATTGGCCCACTGAAATATTTCTAGACTGGGGCATATCTGTTCTGGAATATTTATCTATTGGGATACTCCTTCATATATGGGTGCATTTTTCTGGTGGGATAATTCTCTCTTTGGGTGTTTCTGTGGTGGGGTATTTCTCTGGTGGGGTCTTTCTCTGGTTGGGTATGCCTCCGGCTTAGTATTTCTCCAGTGGGATATGTCTCTGGTAGGATTTTTCTCTAGAAGAGTATTTCTCTGGTTGGGGATATCACCAGAAGGGTCTTTCTCCAGTTGGGCCTTTCTTCATTGGAGTATTTCTCCAGTGGCGTTTTCCTCCGATGGGCTACTCTCTGGATGGGTCTTTCTCTGGTTTGGTCTTTCTCCAGTTTGGTCTTTCTCCAATGGAGTATTTCTCCAGTGAGGCATTTCTCCGTTGAGGTATTCTCTGGTTAGGTATTTCTCTATTGGGGAGTTTCTCCCATGGGATATTTCTCCAGTGGGGTGTTTCACCAGTTGGGTAGTTCTGCAGCTAGGTATTTCTCTATTGGTGTGTTTCTCCCATGGGGTATTCCTCCAGTGGGGTGTTTCTTCAGTTGGGTATTTCTGCAGCTAGGTATTTCTCTATTGGGGTGTTTCTCCCACGGGGTATTCCTCCAGTGGGGTGTTTCTTTAGTTGGGTATTTCTCTATTGGGATGTTTCTCCACTTGAGTATTTTTCCAGTGGGGTGTTTCTCCAGTTGGGTATTTCTCTGGTGGGGTATTTCTCCAGTGGGGTGTTTTTTCAGTATAGTATTTTCCAGTGGGGTCTTTCTCCAGTTGAGTATATCTCTAGTGGTATTTCTCCTGTTGGGTATTTCTCCAGTGGGGTGTTTCTCCGGTGAAGTTTTTCTCTGAGGGGTTCTTTCTCCAGTTGGGTATTTCTCCAGTTAGGTATTTCTCCGGTGTGGTATTTCTCCGGTTTAAGTTTTTCTTCAGTGGGTTATTTCTCTCGTTGGGTATTTCTCTGGTGGGATACTTCTCTAGCTGGGAATTTGGTTACTCTAGTTCTAGTGACAGCTTTTTTCTCAGCAGATGTGCTGGAAGTGACAGGCGAGAACAAGGAGACTGGGAAACAATATGGCGTGGCCCCTGCTGTGCGGAACTCCATTATCATGCTGGTGGTTCTTCTCATTATCGCTATAGTGGTTGTAATCATGGTGCTAAAGAAACCATTCTCCTTCCCCACAGGTAAGATAATGAGTGATAATCTAGTGAATTTCAGTAGCTGGAGATGGCCACCATGGAGCAGAGACATATTCTATGAGACTTGAACATGGAAAGATTCAGTAATAAAACATCTGACCAAAATATTCCCAGTTTTGAGCTCTCCCATACTACATATAGCATCCACCTCCTGCCTGCAGGTTTCCAGTAAATATAAATAGTTGTAGAGTGTCTGATGTATCCACAAAGCTTATATCTGTCTCCAACCATAGAAGCAGACATGTGGGCTTGTCCCAATTATTGTCTTCTAGACCCAGGACAGTCAACACAATTGACTGTTATAAGGGAAAAGCTGTCTAGGGCAGTGTTGGTAGCGGATGGTTCTGTTCCTCTCTGATTGCCCTCAATGGTCACCAAAGGCTCCATCTCTGTGAACAACCCATTTGAGCCCTTATGACTGTCAGCATCGGAGGATCTATAGATGCTATATAGGATGGATGAAGCTGGCTAGAATTTATGGCCTCCTGTAATAACTGAGCCTGTTTTTATTCTTCCTGGCCAGAAAGTTGGCCCAGGAAGGGCCTCGtccttgtattattattatatctccaagggggggtgggggggtgtatcaGTAGTCCAGGTCCTTCCATTGAGCCCATAGAAAGAAAATTGTTTCCAGAGATCTTGTTAATCATGACTCGTATCTCCTTCCAGGTTGCTGGCGACGAGAGTACCAACAAGGAAAGGCAGGTAAGAGTTTAAGATTATTTTTATACAGTATCCATAATTTATTGTTCCTATTGTCTCTGTAGTCATACAAGCAGCATGGGTGATCATTAGTCCCTTCCTGTCTGAGGTGGTTCTCATGAGCGGTATGGACAGTACCAGGATGAGCTCGTTTTTGTGGACCTTCATGCCATTCCCAGggagatagaggggggggggggggggcatattctGCTGCAGACAAATAGATGAGCCTCATCAGCTGTGTGGTACATCAGGGTTCCTCCAAAAAGAAGCTGATTACTTTTAAGTTGTCACCCATCCCATACAATATGGATTACCACCATACATAGCGTCATGCAGCTGCACTATACACTGAGCAATTATGATGTAACTTATGAATATACTCACATCTATAAACATATGGAGTAATATAACTTCTTCTCTCTTTCATGTAGATAGTGACTGAGCAGATATGACGTGAACTGCAATCCACAAGAAACATTATTTGTCTCCAAAAACATAGGGGATCCTGGATGGCCATCGCCATTGACTGGGAACTCCGCTGTGAATAAGGTCTTTGGCCCCCAATCTGTCTGACCCAGTTCATTCCGTTGCTTTGAAAAGCTTGGCTACTGTGCAAAAAGTGTGTGTCCCGCCTTGCAAAATTTTAGTGAGAAATTTGAAGACAGAATGGAGGGACATCATGTGTCCCAGGTCATCAAGAGTTCCAGAGATAGACCTCTCCCAGGACTCTATCATTATAGAGACTGATCCTGAGTCATTATAGTCATAGAGGAGATCCAGAGATAGACTTGTTCCAGGTCATGATTGCTATGGGGAGATCCACAGATAGGCCGGCCTCATGTCATTATCATTATAGAGGAGATCAAGAGATGCACTTAAAACGTATTAATAAAATACAATCTAAATAAATAACAATTCTCACGGAGGAGGAGATCCAGAGAAAGACTGGCCTCAGGTCACTAATGTTACGGAGGAGATGCAGAGATAGACCGGTCTCAAGTCATGATCATTATAGAGGAGATCCAGAGATGGACTTGTCCTAGGTGATGATTGCTATAGAAGAGATCCAGTGAAAGAGTGATCCCAGGTCACGATCCATAAAGATCAGATCCAGAGTCACTATTCTTGTACAAGAGATTCGGAGATGGATTGAGCCCAAGCCATGGTCGTTAAGGAGGAGATATAAAGATAGACCGATTGCAGATCATGATTGTTAAAGAGAAGATCTTGAGATAGACCACTTCCAAGCCATgatcattaaagaggagttccagagAAAAAACAGTACCAGGTCACTATTGTTGTATAGTAGATCCAGAGATGGACCAATCCCAAGTCACGATTGTCGTACAGATAATGCAGAGATGGTCCAGTTTCAGGTCACGATCATTGCAGAGGAGATCCAGAAATAGGTGGCTCCCAGGTCACGATCATTGCAGAGGAGATCCAGAAATAGGTGGCTCCCAGGTCACGATCATTGCAGAGGAGATCCAGAAATAGGTGGCTCCCAGGTCATGATCATTGCAGAGAAGATCCAGAGACAGACCGATCCTAAGTCATTATAGTGGAGATTTGGAGAGACATTGCCCATCCCAGACTATTTTCATAAATCGAAGATTGCTCCTTCGCAGGGTATGAGAGGAACAATGAAATGGCTCTATTATAAGACAATTCAAATCAGCTGCTACCAAGCTTTGGGGGGGATTTACATAgaatagtgggaggggttatattgaTCAATGGGAGGGACTATGTGGAGAAAATTGACTAACCACATGAGAGTGCAATTGAGGAGTCACGTGGCATAATGGAAAGAGCTATGAGCAGGGAAATGATGTATGTGAGATTGTGGAATAAATTGTATGGGACAGTGGGAGGAGTTGTGTATGCTAATGGGAGGAGTTGTGTATGGCAGTGAAAGGAGTTGTGTATGGTAATGGGAGGAGTTGTGTATGGCATTGGGAGGGGCTGTGTATGGTAATGGGAGGGGTTGTGTATGGTAATTGGACGAGTTATGTATGGCATTGGGAGGAGCAGGATAtgacagtgggaggagttatgcatgaCAGTGGGAGAAGTTATGTGTGGTAAAAGGAGGAGTTATGAATGACAGTGGGAGGAGTTGTGTATGGTAATGGGAGGAGTTATGTTTGACAGTGGGAGGAGTTGTGTATGGTAATGGAAGGAATTATGAATGACAATAGGAGTTGTGCGTGGTAATGCGAGGAGTTATGTATgacagtgggaggagttgtgcgtGGTAATGCGAGGAGTTATGTATGTCGATGGGGGGAGTTGTGTATGGTAATGGGGGGAGTTATGAATGACGGTGGGAGGAGTTGTGTATGGTAATGTGAGGCATTACTAGAAGTATTAGGTGTAATGTGTTATTCTCTATTGTAGACACTGCCCCTCCCCCTCACACTTTACTGCACCAGATGGAAGATGCACTAGGGGGGCTGTTTACAGGAGATTCCCCATGGTGGAAAGTGCAGCTTATAACATACCAGTTATAAGCTGCCCCCCAGGGGATGTCCTGCCTCACCCATTCCCCTCTGCTTCAGTGTAACTTTCATTAGGAAAAATGGGGGGAGTCTTTACGATGGGGATTTCTGGTTCCATATGTTCCGGGGGCTCCTGCCTCTTTAGCTATGTCACTGCCACAAGCTTAATATGAGCCAGTTCAATATTGTGAGTCTAACTATACCAAATAGAATACAACCGAAGTGCATCACTAACCTAACATAGGCACAGTGTGATAAAACCCAACCAATCCATGACCTCACCGCCCAAACCAACCCATGACCTCATCACCCAAACCAACTCATGACTTCAGCGCCCAAACCAACCCGTGACCTGACCTTACCGCCCAAACCAACCCATGACCTCACCGCCCAAACCAACTCATGACCTCATCACCCAAACCAACCCGCGACATGACCTTACCGCCCAAACCAACCCGTAACCTCACCGCCCAAACCAACCCGTGACCTGACCCTGCCGCCCAAACCAACCCGTGACCTCACCGCCCAAACCAACCCGTAACCTCACCGCCCAAACCAACCCATGACCTCTTCGTCCAAACCAACCCGTGACCTCACCGCCCAAACCAACCCGTGACCTCACCGCCCAAACCAACCCGTGACCTCACCGCCCAAACCAACCCGTAACCTCACCGCCCAAACCAAACCATGACCTCACCATCCAAACCAACCCGTGACCTGACCTTACTGCCCAAACCAACCCGTGACCTCACCGCCCAAACCAACCCATGACCTCAGAGCCCGAACGAACCCATGACCTCAGTGCCCGAACGAACCCGTGACCTCACCGCCCAAACCAACCCATGACCTCAGCGCCCAAACCAACCCGTGACCTGACCTTACCGCCCAATCCAACCCGTGACCTCACCACCCAAACAAACCCATGACCTCACCGCCCAAACCAACCCATGACCTCAGCGCCCGAAGGAACCCATGACCTCAGCGCCCGAATGAACCCATGACCTCACCGCCCGAACGAACCCATGACCTCACCGCTCAAACCAACCCATGACCTCATCACCCAAACCAACTCATGACTTCAGCGCCCAAACCAACCCGTGACCTGACCTTACCGCCCAAACCAACCCATGACCTCACCGCCCAAACCAACTCATGACCTCATCACCCAAACCAACCCGCGACATGACCTTACCGCCCAAACCAACCCGTAACCTCAC
This window contains:
- the LOC141129528 gene encoding ICOS ligand-like isoform X2, which encodes MTKGRHQRAAQKQEEVKVIQSYNEKTEIPDKAAMSGGSRWMLLGVCCLIVVWGSGEALEARLRGSVSLPCELQQRTCPIQHLLVYWQRKLDGKYILVAGVSNKSLTTNEQHEAYRGRASLNLTNLSNGDFTLHLSHLWSNDSGIYDCFIFCEETSTQKLLENTTELHVTANYSTPVITSSPPSERNPELKLTCTTQGGAPQPEITWINASDGTPIHKRHIHNDFDQVEDFINVTSTVTINVTSTTNFSCVILTASGNLTYVLEVTGENKETGKQYGVAPAVRNSIIMLVVLLIIAIVVVIMVLKKPFSFPTGCWRREYQQGKADSD
- the LOC141129528 gene encoding ICOS ligand-like isoform X1 — translated: MTKGRHQRAAQKQEEVKVIQSYNEKTEIPDKAAMSGGSRWMLLGVCCLIVVWGSGEALEARLRGSVSLPCELQQRTCPIQHLLVYWQRKLDGKYILVAGVSNKSLTTNEQHEAYRGRASLNLTNLSNGDFTLHLSHLWSNDSGIYDCFIFCEETSTQKLLENTTELHVTANYSTPVITSSPPSERNPELKLTCTTQGGAPQPEITWINASDGTPIHKRHIHNDFDQVEDFINVTSTVTINVTSTTNFSCVILTASGNLTSDVLEVTGENKETGKQYGVAPAVRNSIIMLVVLLIIAIVVVIMVLKKPFSFPTGCWRREYQQGKADSD
- the LOC141129528 gene encoding ICOS ligand-like isoform X3; protein product: MTKGRHQRAAQKQEEVKVIQSYNEKTEIPDKAAMSGGSRWMLLGVCCLIVWGSGEALEARLRGSVSLPCELQQRTCPIQHLLVYWQRKLDGKYILVAGVSNKSLTTNEQHEAYRGRASLNLTNLSNGDFTLHLSHLWSNDSGIYDCFIFCEETSTQKLLENTTELHVTANYSTPVITSSPPSERNPELKLTCTTQGGAPQPEITWINASDGTPIHKRHIHNDFDQVEDFINVTSTVTINVTSTTNFSCVILTASGNLTSDVLEVTGENKETGKQYGVAPAVRNSIIMLVVLLIIAIVVVIMVLKKPFSFPTGCWRREYQQGKADSD